A segment of the Candidatus Doudnabacteria bacterium genome:
TTGGGGTCCATACTGGTTATAGGCAGAGTTTGCCGAAAACACATGATTCCCTAGTGTTCTATGGTCAATAGAACGGGGGAAGAACAATTCCAATAGGATACTATAAACGAGTCTATGTTTTAGAGTCGTTTTTTTGTCAAAATTTTGGATTTTTATGAAAAAAGACCGCCGGAAACAAACAACTAAAATAGCAGAAAGCTACCGTTCGCTGATAGAAAACATAAAAGACTATGCTATTTTCATGATGGATAAAAAAGGCATTGTAACGAGCTGGGATCAGGGAGGCGTAAAATTGTTCGGATACAAAAGAAATGAAATTATCGGCAAGAAATTTTCGGTTTTGTTCACTAAAGAAGATCTAAAAAAAGCGGTACCTGACTCAGATATGATAACTGCCGTGAAAGACGACAGGCATTTGGATGAGCGGCAATATATCCGGAAAAACAGAACTAAGTTTTGGAGCAGCGGCGTGCTGACTTCCACGAAAGATAAGAAAGGCGTGCATCAGGGTTTTTCCAAGATCATGAGAGATGTTACCCGGCAAAACGACCTGCACAAAACCGCCGTCCATAGTTCAACGCATGATTTTTTGACGGGGCTGCCTAACCGGAATTTTTTTGAAGAAAATTTGATCGAATCCGTTTCAAGAACGAAAAAAGGAAATATGTTCGCAGTTCTTTATATGGACTTTGACAATTTTAAGCGGACCAATGACGAGCATGGCCACAGATTTGGAGATCTGGTATTGATAGAGATTGCACGTCGCTTATGCGATAGTATAAGAATTTCTGATATAGCAGCAAGGTTCGGCGGCGATGAGTTTGTGATTTTAGCAAATGATCTGCAAAATAAGGATGCAGCCGGTTTCGCAACGAAAATTCTAAATGCGTTCCGGACCCCGATAATTATGGAAAAAAAAATAATACAGACCTCGGTCAGCATCGGTGTTGCGCTTTATCCGGTCAACAGCAGAAAGCCCGGTGAGT
Coding sequences within it:
- a CDS encoding sensor domain-containing diguanylate cyclase; this translates as MKKDRRKQTTKIAESYRSLIENIKDYAIFMMDKKGIVTSWDQGGVKLFGYKRNEIIGKKFSVLFTKEDLKKAVPDSDMITAVKDDRHLDERQYIRKNRTKFWSSGVLTSTKDKKGVHQGFSKIMRDVTRQNDLHKTAVHSSTHDFLTGLPNRNFFEENLIESVSRTKKGNMFAVLYMDFDNFKRTNDEHGHRFGDLVLIEIARRLCDSIRISDIAARFGGDEFVILANDLQNKDAAGFATKILNAFRTPIIMEKKIIQTSVSIGVALYPVNSRKPGELLIFSDKALYLAKKSGGNQCVMYSAAINGLKEAAADYSAQLYLKL